The genomic window AAACACTTGATAGCCTAATCCATCAAATGAGCAAGCAACTTCTACTTGTAAAATATAGTATCCTGGTTCTTCGATAAAACGATTGCCCGCAGGAGTTTCTTCCATGATATTTTGGCGACTAGGCACATAGTCCATTGAAATGACAGAAGACTCATGACCTAATACTTCGATCTGATTGCCTTTTGAAATGAGCTTCACTACTTTTTTCCCTTTGAATGGCGTAGCTGAAGTATTTAAAATCAGAAATTGCTGATCGGTCAACTGTAATCCTTCAGAGATTCTTTTCAATACCAAATTCTCGATACTATCACAAATTTCTGATACTTCTTTTAACCGATGCGCGATATCTTGTGCAACACTATCTGATACACAGCCAGCTAGACTATCATGCGCTTGACATTCGAACAATTTTTTCCATGCTTTCATCACTAAACGATTACTTAAAACGATGCCTAATTCCTTAGCAATCACTAACATCGGCTCGATTTCTAATGTTAGCTTGTTCTCTAATCTGAAAATCTCACGTTTCAAATCCATCCGAACAGAACCGATCGTTTTATGCACACGAGCAAAAACAGGCGCACGAAATTCCCCTTGATATTCCTCTAAATCTTTTTGACGAACCAATCTCATAAACTCTTGATAGGTGCTTGTTTGATAGTTATATTTCCCGATTTCATTGATTTTCTCGATTTTTTCTTCTAGAGACGAAATGATCCCTAATTGATCATTTCCTGTTGGAATCAGGATATCTGTTTCGTCTGCGTAGCTTTTGATAAAATCGATGCCTTTATCTAAACGTCCTTCCACATAGCTTTTTGTCGGTTCTAATTGTTGTTGTGCACCATATCCTTGCGGAAAGTTCACAGCATACAATTTATTCTCCCCACTTAAACTTTTCCATTTGAAATAAGGCGATTGTACATGTTCACCTAAGTCGATGCCCCGCCAAAAAATGATATTGTCAAAACCTGCTTCATTTAAGATCGTTGGCATTTGTGCATTGAAACCAAAGGTATCTGGCAGATAACCGATTGGTAGATGCTCGCCGTATTTTTTGCTTTCAAAAACACCGACCATTGCATTTCTTAAAATCGACTCTCCTGATGCAAAAAAAGCATCGGTTTGTGTGTACCAAGGGCCAATAAATAATTGACCCTTCGCAACTAATTCTTTGATCTCTGGTAATTTCTCTGGATAAAGTTCCAAGTAATCATCTAAGATCGAAAGCTGTCCATCTAATACAAATGTAGCATTAGGTTGTCTTTTCAACTCTTCCAAGACATCTGTAAACAACTGATCACTTAAAACGATGCAATCCATTGAAGTAAAGTACCATTCTCTATCCCAATGTGTGTGATTTACAATGTGTATGTTTGTCATGGTTAAGCTTCCCACTGTTCTTCCCAAGCAGCTTCATCGAATTCTTCAACTGCTGATTCTACTTCTTGTCCAGCATCTTTTGAACGTAGTAAGCTAGTTA from Enterococcus sp. DIV1094 includes these protein-coding regions:
- a CDS encoding glycoside hydrolase family 38 C-terminal domain-containing protein, whose translation is MTNIHIVNHTHWDREWYFTSMDCIVLSDQLFTDVLEELKRQPNATFVLDGQLSILDDYLELYPEKLPEIKELVAKGQLFIGPWYTQTDAFFASGESILRNAMVGVFESKKYGEHLPIGYLPDTFGFNAQMPTILNEAGFDNIIFWRGIDLGEHVQSPYFKWKSLSGENKLYAVNFPQGYGAQQQLEPTKSYVEGRLDKGIDFIKSYADETDILIPTGNDQLGIISSLEEKIEKINEIGKYNYQTSTYQEFMRLVRQKDLEEYQGEFRAPVFARVHKTIGSVRMDLKREIFRLENKLTLEIEPMLVIAKELGIVLSNRLVMKAWKKLFECQAHDSLAGCVSDSVAQDIAHRLKEVSEICDSIENLVLKRISEGLQLTDQQFLILNTSATPFKGKKVVKLISKGNQIEVLGHESSVISMDYVPSRQNIMEETPAGNRFIEEPGYYILQVEVACSFDGLGYQVFDFVEQTSVDLPEMNPWTTLTKGKYSLSFEKGQLVFSDGKQTIQNFLTVIEDSNAGDTYDYSPIPNDHPFALTFDSCKGTEDTLVLEGKLELPYTLEERIKGQSTTNFAYQLTLRLTEQGEVLGALSFENTVLNHRVRIKTKLSQPIEKVVSAIQFGYLEKTNRSMTDWEQKYSEMPVNIEPFEKQVIAYSPEEALVFYTEQSKEYEYIDDSLYVTVLATTDSLGKPDLMYRPGRASGDTTKKGHIMMDTPLAQMENQLIDFTFSIRLESADISENTLVTWKTEKEQPSISYQLQDLNYFVYRIDNKIQSRIQPLVLSEQTYTQFSLTLEEGLSVSAIHHAYYTEGTVIRFVNATKEARSLDPEKLFAGYGYTRINALEEEVEDTKMISCYGLASYLLTK